A genomic stretch from Aedes albopictus strain Foshan chromosome 2, AalbF5, whole genome shotgun sequence includes:
- the LOC109410195 gene encoding uncharacterized protein LOC109410195 → MELDPLLEHQNRPEVPIDQVWGSSTTEVYLNQLREKSCAYNDKQDTESRRTCENFVECQKRFSELYFQCVEAHKDKAGTESNRTSAMNMAVITMLVGIFIGTLFGSFLTYTVVWAVQTCRKGLGKSNEESGHASTREMRREFREQNRLRHTRLNESPTLRRANRQTIGCLPSQDQSEIYGNHENTRQFLVNLFSKRQPLYLRNNSQIGNLHNRHIPPTPIRDRVNLPVPTSPAALSTNSFTWQASTPVPQPRRMNQEEEPMLNGGHDNGSRQSSTQSVWNSGYEVHDPIGRLYMPPIVLDASTGARETPPPPYLDCTSQPNDEEGRK, encoded by the exons ATGGAGCTGGACCCTCTCCTGGAACACCAAAACCGGCCGGAAGTGCCGATTGACCAAGTGTGGGGCTCGTCAACCACCGAAGTCTATCTGAACCAGCTGAGGGAAAAGTCCTGCGCTTACAACGACAAACAGGACACGGAAAGCCGAAGGACGTGTGAAAACTTTGTCGAGTGCCAAAAGCGCTTCAGTGAGCTGTACTTCCAGTGCGTAGAGGCCCACAAGGATAAGGCGGGAACCGAGTCGAACCGCACATCGGCCATGAATATGGCGGTCATTACCATGCTGGTGGGCATATTCATCGGGACCTTGTTTGGCTCTTTCTTGACCTATACTGTAGTGTGGGCAGTGCAGACATGTCGCAAGGGACTAGGGAAATCCAACGAGGAAAGCGGACACGCTTCGACTCGGGAAATGCGAAGAGAATTTCGTGAACAGAATCGATTGAGAC ACACACGCCTCAATGAATCACCCACACTTCGGCGTGCCAATCGACAAACCATCGGCTGCCTACCGTCTCAAGATCAATCCGAAATCTACGGCAACCATGAAAACACACGACAATTTTTGGTGAACCTATTTTCCAAACGCCAGCCGCTGTACCTTAGGAACAACTCCCAGATTGGCAATCTGCACAATCGCCACATACCACCGACTCCCATCCGCGATCGAGTCAATCTTCCCGTTCCGACGAGTCCGGCCGCGTTGTCTACCAACAGTTTTACCTGGCAAGCATCTACGCCGGTTCCCCAACCGCGGCGTATGAATCAAGAAGAAGAACCCATGCTGAATGGAGGTCATGACAATGGTAGCCGACAGTCTTCCACACAGTCAGTGTGGAACAGCGGCTACGAGGTACATGATCCAATCGGAAGATTGTACATGCCACCAATAGTCTTGGATGCAAGTACGGGTGCACGAGAGACTCCACCTCCGCCATATCTGGACTGTACCTCGCAACCCAACGACGAGGAAGGACGGAAGTGA